The Henckelia pumila isolate YLH828 chromosome 2, ASM3356847v2, whole genome shotgun sequence genome includes a window with the following:
- the LOC140877870 gene encoding uncharacterized protein, with protein sequence MLDAASGGVFVDKTPVQARNLIENMAANSQQFGTNMNDHAPRKNNEDHPNLRYGNPQANQPGPQEPPHNQANRPPYPQQQQRPQIPALGEFLENIVKDLATNTLTFQQETRASIQNLNTQMGQLATAVNRLEMKNSSSLPSQTMVNPKENVNAITLRSGRELKVHEELVQIPVKNEEVEGSKLEEDETGKKGTPRGKFPPLSEYKPIAPFPLALKESRKDEGIKGLYEIFRRCEEKYRVLQGPLNETTIVVQMADKSTIFLKGVIEDVLVQSNLARKTILKTSKSIIDVNNGTLTMEFDGEIVKFNIFDTLKISDCESVVKNLDVNDYLSQEHKTVVKKSELKEVMAQTAKNSVAEIFIFDLKVPKIETKLPPVRGKGMSKKKGRKPSRDGVTQEEKAETEIDYEFIQDSNRPSSPVITSGHTLSYAAARSSSPATI encoded by the exons ATGTTagatgcggccagtggaggagtttttgttgATAAAACTCCAGTTCAAGCGAGGAACTtgatagagaatatggctgccaattctcagcaatttggcaccaacatgAATGATCATGCACCAAGGAAAAACAATGAG gatcatccaaatctgagaTACGGAAACCCTCAGGCAAATCAACCTGGACCTCAGGaaccaccgcacaatcaagctAATAGGCCACCATATCCCCAACAACAGCAGCGTCCTCAGATCCCAGCGctaggtgagtttcttgaaaacatagttaaggatcttgcaactaatactctGACTTTCCAACAGGAAACCCGGGCAAGCATCCAGAACTTGAACACCCAGATGGGGCAGTTGGCAACCGCAGTTAATAGGTTGGAGATGAAAAATTCTAGTAGTCTACCATCACAGACAATGGTGAATCCGAAAGAAAATGTGAATGCCATAACCTTGAGAAGTGGAAGAGAGTTGAAGGTTCATGAGGAGCTGGTGCAGATACCAGTAAAGAATGAAGAGGTGGAGGGGTCCAAACTAGAGGAGGATGAGACAGGTAAAAAAGGCacaccaagaggtaagtttcctcccctATCTGAGTATAAACCTatagccccttttcccttagcattaAAAGAGTCTAGGAAGGATGAAGGTATTAAGGGACTGTATGAaatttttcgtagatgtgag gAAAAATACCGGGTGCTACAAGGGCCATTGAATGAGACTACAATTGTTGTTCAGATGGCTGATAAATCTACTATTTTTCTTAAAGGAGTGATAGAGGATGTTCTTGTGCAA tccaATTTGGCTAGGAAGACCATTTTGAAAACTTCAAAGTCCATCATAGATGTCAATAATGGTACtcttactatggaatttgacGGTGAAATtgttaagtttaatatttttgataccctgaAAATTTCTGattgtgaaagtgttgttaagAATCTTGATGTTAATGATTACTTGTCACAAGAACACAAGACAGTTGTGAAGAAGAGTGAGCTGAAAGAAGTAATGGCGCAAACTGCTAAAAATTCTGttgctgaaatttttatttttgatttgaaGGTACCTAAAATCGAGACAAAACTGCCTCCAGTTCGAGGAAAAGGAATGTCTAAGAAGAAGGGAAGAAAACCATCCAGAGATGGGGTTACCCAAGAAGAAAAAGCAGAGACAGAGATTGATTATGAATTTATtcaa GATAGCAACCGGCCGTCATCTCCAGTCATCACCTCCGGTCATACTCTTTCCTACGCCGCCGCCCGGTCATCTTCTCCGGCCACCATCTAG
- the LOC140880479 gene encoding benzaldehyde dehydrogenase, mitochondrial-like, whose product MAARRISPFLSRSIHNFLGRKYGLGRSMPRFSTAAVLDEPIAPPVQINYTKLLINGKFVDSASGKTFPTLDPRTGEVIAHVAEGDAEDINRAVSAARKAFDEGPWPRMSAYERSRIILRFADLVEKNIEEIAQLETWDNGKPYEQALKAELPMFVRLFHYYAGWADKIHGLTVPADGPHHVQTLHEPIGVAGQIIPWNFPLLMFAWKVGPALACGNTIVLKTAEQTPLTALYVAKLFQEAGLPDGVLNVVSGYGPTAGAALASHMDVDKLAFTGSTETGKIILGLSAKSNLKSVTLELGGKSPFIVFEDADINKAVELAHFALFFNQGQCCCAGSRTFVHERVYDEFIEKAKARAMKRSVGDPFKKGIEQGPQIDSDQFSKVLKYIKSGIDSNATLECGGERVGSKGFFIQPTVFSNVQDDMLIAQDEIFGPVQTISKFKSIEEVLKRANATQYGLAAGVFTQNLETANTMSRGLRAGTIWINCYDVFDAAIPFGGYKMSGIGREKGIYSLHNYLQVKAVVSPLKNPAWL is encoded by the exons ATGGCAGCTCGCAGAATTTCACCTTTTCTCTCTCGTTCTATACATAATTTTCTCG GTAGAAAATATGGCTTGGGGAGGAGTATGCCCAGATTTAGTACGGCTGCGGTGCTAGACGAACCAATTGCTCCACCTGTTCAAATAAACTACACCAAGCTTCTGATTAATGGAAAGTTTGTTGATTCAGCATCAG GAAAAACATTTCCGACACTGGACCCCCGTACTGGAGAAGTCATAGCACATGTTGCCGAAGGAGATGCGGAAGATATTAACCGAGCAGTATCTGCTGCTCGTAAGGCGTTTGACGAAGGGCCGTGGCCGAGAATGAGTGCCTAT GAAAGGTCACGTATAATCTTGAGATTTGCGGATTTGGTTGAGAAAAACATTGAAGAAATTGCTCAGCTCGAGACCTGGGACAATGGCAAGCCATATGAGCAAGCTCTTAAAGCTGAACTTCCAATGTTTGTAAGGCTGTTTCATTATTATgcag GCTGGGCGGATAAGATTCATGGATTAACTGTTCCGGCGGATGGACCGCACCATGTGCAAACTTTGCACGAACCAATTGGTGTAGCGGGTCAGATTATACCTTGGAACTTTCCACTTCTTATGTTTGCTTGGAAAGTTGGTCCGGCTTTGGCTTGTGGAAATACTATCGTCTTGAAAACTGCAGAGCAAACGCCGCTGACTGCTCTCTACGTTGCCAAATTGTTCCAAGAG GCTGGTCTTCCTGATGGTGTTCTAAATGTAGTCTCTGGGTACGGTCCGACAGCGGGTGCTGCTCTTGCAAGTCACATGGACGTGGATAAG CTTGCTTTCACGGGATCAACTGAAACGGGTAAGATCATACTCGGGTTGTCCGCAAAAAGCAATCTGAAATCGGTAACTCTTGAACTTGGAGGCAAATCACCGTTTATTGTATTCGAGGATGCTGATATCAATAAGGCAGTAGAGCTAGCACACTTTGCTCTGTTTTTTAATCAG GGACAATGTTGTTGTGCCGGCTCTCGCACATTTGTTCATGAACGAGTGTACGATGAATTCATTGAAAAGGCGAAGGCTCGTGCAATGAAACGTTCGGTCGGTGATCCCTTCAAGAAAGGAATCGAACAAGGTCCACAG ATCGACTCAGACCAGTTCTCAAAGGTGCTTAAATACATAAAATCCGGAATTGACAGCAACGCCACGTTAGAATGTGGAGGCGAAAGAGTTGGGTCGAAAGGTTTCTTCATTCAGCCCACTGTATTTTCAAACGTTCAG GACGACATGTTGATAGCGCAAGACGAGATTTTTGGCCCAGTTCAGACCATCTCCAAATTCAA GAGCATCGAAGAAGTGTTGAAGAGAGCAAACGCGACACAGTATGGCCTAGCAGCAGGCGTTTTCACGCAAAATCTGGAAACAGCCAACACGATGTCTAGAGGATTAAGGGCTGGTACTATCTGGATTAACTGCTACGACGTATTCGACGCTGCAATTCCATTCGGCGGGTATAAGATGAGCGGCATAGGCAGGGAGAAGGGAATCTACAGCCTTCACAACTATTTACAGGTGAAAGCTGTTGTTTCTCCCCTCAAGAACCCAGCGTGGCTGTAA